A genomic region of Streptomyces diastaticus subsp. diastaticus contains the following coding sequences:
- a CDS encoding ABC transporter permease, translating to MNAPRPAEQTAAPAPARAKAAPAPLAGAPSVRAGTEDPGRRERLLGLVQRQGVLAVLLAVILVASLLYPSFATLDNARGVTVQASFLAIVALGMTLVIITGGIDLSVGSVFALGGVLAAWASPWGLLPALLVPLLVCGGIGLVNGLLIGRAGLAPFIVTLATLLGARGLLLAFTDEGATTYLVPKDSAFSWLGGGTVWGFGVPLFLALALFGGGGLLLQRTPFGQGLFAVGGSSDAATLMGLPVARTKVLVYTLSGLLAGFAGALNAARLHSGVTILGVGMELDAISAVVIGGTLLTGGAGSVSGTLWGVLLLAVIQNLINQIGSLNSSYQSVVSGGFLVVVVVAQRYLARGRRST from the coding sequence ATGAACGCACCCCGCCCGGCGGAGCAGACCGCCGCCCCCGCCCCCGCCCGCGCGAAGGCGGCCCCCGCGCCCCTCGCCGGTGCCCCCTCGGTCCGGGCCGGGACCGAGGACCCCGGCCGCCGCGAGCGCCTCCTCGGCCTCGTCCAGCGCCAGGGCGTCCTCGCCGTGCTGCTCGCGGTGATCCTCGTCGCCTCGCTGCTCTACCCGTCCTTCGCCACCCTCGACAACGCGCGCGGCGTCACCGTGCAGGCCAGCTTCCTGGCGATCGTCGCGCTCGGCATGACGCTGGTCATCATCACCGGCGGCATCGACCTCTCCGTCGGCTCCGTCTTCGCCCTCGGCGGGGTACTCGCCGCCTGGGCCTCCCCATGGGGCCTGCTGCCCGCCCTGCTCGTCCCCCTGCTGGTCTGCGGCGGCATCGGCCTCGTCAACGGCCTGCTCATCGGCCGGGCCGGCCTCGCCCCGTTCATCGTCACCCTCGCCACCCTGCTCGGCGCCCGCGGCCTGCTCCTCGCCTTCACCGACGAGGGCGCCACCACGTACCTCGTGCCGAAGGACTCCGCGTTCTCCTGGCTCGGCGGGGGCACCGTCTGGGGATTCGGCGTGCCGCTGTTCCTCGCGCTGGCGCTGTTCGGCGGGGGCGGGCTGCTGCTCCAGCGGACCCCGTTCGGGCAGGGCCTCTTCGCGGTGGGCGGCTCCAGCGACGCCGCCACCCTGATGGGGCTGCCGGTGGCCCGCACCAAGGTGCTCGTCTACACGCTCAGCGGACTGCTCGCCGGATTCGCGGGGGCCCTCAACGCGGCCCGGCTCCACTCCGGTGTCACCATCCTCGGCGTGGGCATGGAACTCGACGCCATCTCGGCGGTCGTCATCGGCGGCACCCTGCTGACCGGCGGCGCCGGATCGGTCAGCGGCACCCTGTGGGGCGTCCTGCTGCTCGCCGTCATCCAGAACCTCATCAACCAGATCGGCTCGCTCAACTCCTCGTACCAGTCGGTGGTCAGCGGCGGCTTCCTCGTGGTGGTCGTGGTGGCCCAGCGCTACCTGGCCCGGGGCCGCAGATCCACCTGA
- a CDS encoding pyridoxamine 5'-phosphate oxidase family protein, protein MSSFDVHDFLSRPLVARVATAGPTVRPVWFLWEENAFWWLTGAYARLERRLAEDPTVALVVDTCDLATGQVLSVTCRGTAEVVALDRSRAVRKLTRYLGPEETWPARFTASLDDPAARLVRCVPERPPVVRDLSW, encoded by the coding sequence ATGAGCTCTTTCGACGTGCACGACTTCCTGTCCCGCCCCCTGGTGGCCCGCGTCGCCACCGCAGGACCGACCGTGCGGCCGGTGTGGTTCCTCTGGGAGGAGAACGCGTTCTGGTGGCTCACGGGGGCGTACGCGCGGCTGGAGCGGCGGCTGGCCGAAGACCCCACCGTGGCCCTGGTGGTGGACACCTGCGACCTCGCCACCGGCCAGGTGCTCTCGGTGACCTGCCGGGGCACCGCCGAGGTGGTCGCGCTGGACCGGTCGCGCGCGGTCCGCAAACTGACCCGTTACCTCGGCCCCGAGGAGACGTGGCCGGCGCGGTTCACGGCGTCCCTGGACGACCCGGCGGCCCGGCTGGTGCGGTGCGTGCCGGAACGTCCGCCGGTGGTCCGGGACCTGTCGTGGTGA
- the dapE gene encoding succinyl-diaminopimelate desuccinylase — protein MAQTPLDLTLDAAALTAALVDLPSESGEERALADAVEAALRPLPHLTVDRFGNNVVARTRLGHDERVILAGHIDTVPIAGNVPSRLDPDGVLWGCGTCDMKSGVAVQLRIAATVPEPNRDLTFVFYDNEEVAADLNGLGHVATAHPDWLEGDFAILLEPSDGQVEGGCQGTLRVLLRTTGERAHSARSWMGSNAIHAAAPVLDRLAAYQPRYPLIDGLEYREGLNAVGIEGGVAGNVIPDACTVTVNFRYAPDRTPEEALAHVKEVFDGCGVSEFVVDDHSGGALPGLSHPAAAAFAEAVGGTPMPKYGWTDVARFSALGVPAVNYGPGNPHLAHRRDERVDTARILDAEKRLASWLTA, from the coding sequence ATGGCTCAGACTCCCCTTGACCTCACGCTCGACGCCGCCGCCCTCACCGCCGCCCTCGTCGACCTTCCCTCCGAGAGCGGCGAGGAGCGCGCCCTCGCCGACGCGGTCGAGGCGGCGCTGCGCCCGCTGCCGCACCTGACCGTCGACCGGTTCGGCAACAACGTCGTCGCCCGGACCCGCCTCGGCCACGACGAACGGGTCATCCTCGCCGGGCACATCGACACCGTGCCGATCGCCGGGAACGTCCCCTCCCGGCTCGACCCGGACGGCGTCCTGTGGGGCTGCGGCACCTGCGACATGAAGTCCGGCGTCGCCGTCCAGCTGCGCATCGCCGCCACCGTCCCCGAGCCCAACCGCGACCTGACCTTCGTCTTCTACGACAACGAGGAGGTCGCCGCCGACCTCAACGGTCTCGGCCACGTCGCCACCGCCCACCCCGACTGGCTGGAGGGGGACTTCGCCATCCTCCTGGAGCCCTCCGACGGCCAGGTCGAGGGCGGCTGCCAGGGCACCCTGCGGGTGCTGCTGCGCACCACCGGCGAGCGTGCCCACTCCGCCCGCTCCTGGATGGGGTCGAACGCCATCCACGCCGCCGCGCCCGTCCTGGACCGGCTCGCCGCCTACCAGCCGCGCTACCCGCTCATCGACGGCCTGGAGTACCGCGAGGGCCTCAACGCCGTCGGCATCGAGGGCGGAGTCGCGGGCAACGTCATCCCGGACGCCTGCACCGTCACCGTCAACTTCCGCTACGCCCCCGACCGCACCCCCGAGGAGGCCCTCGCCCACGTCAAGGAGGTCTTCGACGGCTGCGGCGTGAGTGAGTTCGTGGTCGACGACCACAGCGGCGGCGCCCTGCCCGGTCTCTCCCACCCGGCCGCCGCAGCCTTCGCCGAGGCCGTCGGCGGCACCCCGATGCCCAAGTACGGCTGGACCGACGTGGCGCGTTTCAGCGCGCTCGGCGTCCCCGCCGTCAACTACGGTCCCGGCAACCCGCACCTCGCGCACCGGCGCGACGAGCGGGTCGACACCGCCAGGATCCTGGACGCCGAGAAGCGCCTGGCGAGCTGGCTCACCGCCTGA
- the dapC gene encoding succinyldiaminopimelate transaminase, protein MSAAASSPVSALLPAFPWDRLQPYKATAAAHPDGLVDLSVGTPVDPVPHLVREALTAAADSPGYPTVWGTAGLRAAVLGWAGRRLGAEGLTERNVLPVVGSKELVAWLPTQLGLGPGDTVAFPRLAYPTYEVGARLARAEPVVYDDPVTDLDPGPLKLLWLNSPSNPTGRVLGKDELARIVAWAREHDVLVVSDECYLELGWEADPVSVLHPEVCGGGHEGLVAVHSLSKRSNLAGYRAAFVLGDAAVLGELLQIRKHGGMMTPAPVQAATVAALGDDAHVAEQRERYAARRTALREALLAHGFRVEHSEAGLYLWATRDEPCWDTVAHLATLGVLAAPGDFYGPAGDRFVRIAFTATDERVAAAVARLTAA, encoded by the coding sequence GTGTCCGCAGCCGCGTCCTCGCCCGTCTCCGCCCTCCTGCCCGCGTTCCCCTGGGACCGGCTCCAGCCGTACAAGGCGACCGCCGCCGCGCATCCGGACGGCCTCGTCGACCTCTCCGTCGGCACCCCCGTCGACCCGGTCCCGCACCTGGTGCGCGAGGCGCTGACGGCCGCCGCCGACTCCCCCGGCTACCCGACGGTCTGGGGCACCGCGGGACTGCGCGCCGCCGTCCTCGGCTGGGCCGGGCGCCGCCTGGGCGCCGAAGGGCTGACCGAGCGGAACGTCCTGCCGGTGGTCGGCTCCAAGGAACTCGTCGCCTGGCTCCCCACCCAGCTCGGCCTGGGGCCCGGCGACACCGTCGCCTTCCCGCGGCTGGCCTACCCGACGTACGAGGTCGGCGCCCGTCTGGCCCGCGCCGAACCGGTGGTCTACGACGACCCGGTCACCGACCTCGACCCGGGGCCGCTCAAGCTGCTCTGGCTCAACTCGCCGTCCAACCCGACCGGCCGCGTCCTCGGCAAGGACGAACTGGCCCGCATCGTGGCCTGGGCCCGTGAGCACGACGTGCTCGTGGTCAGCGACGAGTGCTACCTCGAACTGGGCTGGGAGGCCGACCCGGTCTCCGTCCTGCACCCCGAGGTGTGCGGCGGCGGCCACGAGGGGCTCGTCGCGGTGCACTCGCTCTCCAAGCGCTCCAACCTGGCCGGTTACCGCGCGGCGTTCGTCCTCGGTGACGCGGCCGTCCTCGGCGAGCTGCTCCAGATCCGCAAGCACGGCGGGATGATGACGCCCGCCCCCGTGCAGGCCGCCACCGTCGCGGCCCTCGGCGACGACGCGCACGTGGCCGAGCAGCGCGAGCGGTACGCGGCCCGCCGCACCGCCCTGCGCGAGGCCCTGCTCGCCCACGGCTTCCGCGTGGAGCACAGCGAGGCCGGTCTCTACCTGTGGGCCACCCGGGACGAGCCCTGCTGGGACACCGTCGCCCATCTGGCCACGCTCGGCGTCCTCGCCGCCCCGGGCGACTTCTACGGCCCGGCCGGGGACCGCTTCGTACGGATCGCCTTCACCGCCACCGACGAACGCGTCGCGGCGGCCGTCGCCCGGCTCACCGCCGCCTGA
- a CDS encoding GNAT family N-acetyltransferase yields the protein MEFTAGGQLEVRITPADVGKRVSVRAFTDTGTGDARFTDTVGVLTSWTGGVLSITRRSGESVRVAEAALAAAKTVPAAPARRRGPAASYPELARVAARGWPPVESERLGEWRLRAAAGFTRRANSALPLGDPGVALPEALAAVARWYAARGLPAYVQTSTGGEGTQERLAARLEELGWAREVSAELRTGALAPLADRAPGAAVRLTRRPDAAWLSRCQRVGTVRPEVTAVLTGGPSVWFAVVDGEPGGPARAIGRCVVDGRWAGFAAVEVDPERRRHGLASDVMAALASRALDEGASAAWLQVERENTAARALYERAGFGVHHHYHHHRAPGTGAADPGDRC from the coding sequence GTGGAATTCACTGCCGGCGGACAGCTCGAAGTCCGCATCACCCCCGCTGACGTGGGAAAACGTGTATCGGTGCGTGCCTTCACCGACACCGGAACGGGGGACGCGCGGTTCACCGACACGGTGGGGGTTCTCACATCATGGACCGGCGGCGTGCTGAGCATCACACGCCGTTCCGGCGAGTCGGTGCGTGTCGCCGAGGCGGCGCTGGCCGCCGCGAAGACCGTCCCGGCGGCCCCCGCCCGCCGCCGCGGCCCGGCCGCCTCCTACCCGGAGCTGGCCCGCGTCGCCGCGCGCGGCTGGCCGCCCGTCGAGAGCGAGCGGCTCGGCGAGTGGCGGCTGCGCGCCGCCGCCGGTTTCACCCGGCGCGCCAACTCCGCGCTGCCGCTGGGCGATCCGGGCGTTGCGCTGCCGGAGGCGCTGGCGGCGGTGGCCCGCTGGTACGCCGCGCGCGGCCTGCCCGCCTACGTCCAGACCTCGACCGGCGGCGAGGGGACGCAGGAGCGGCTGGCGGCCCGCCTGGAGGAGCTGGGCTGGGCCCGGGAGGTCTCGGCCGAGCTGCGCACCGGCGCGCTGGCGCCGCTCGCCGACCGGGCGCCGGGCGCGGCCGTCCGGCTGACGCGCCGGCCGGACGCGGCGTGGCTGAGCCGCTGTCAGCGGGTGGGGACGGTACGGCCGGAGGTCACGGCGGTGCTGACCGGCGGGCCCTCGGTCTGGTTCGCCGTCGTGGACGGCGAACCGGGCGGCCCGGCGCGGGCGATCGGGCGGTGCGTGGTGGACGGGCGCTGGGCCGGGTTCGCGGCGGTCGAGGTCGATCCGGAGCGCCGACGGCACGGTCTGGCCTCGGACGTCATGGCGGCGCTGGCGTCCCGCGCGCTGGACGAGGGCGCCTCGGCGGCCTGGCTCCAGGTGGAGCGGGAGAACACGGCGGCCCGCGCCCTGTACGAGCGGGCCGGGTTCGGCGTGCACCACCACTACCACCATCATCGCGCTCCGGGGACGGGTGCGGCGGACCCCGGGGACCGGTGCTGA
- a CDS encoding LacI family DNA-binding transcriptional regulator produces MGVSLKDVAQRAGVSVKTVSNVVNNYQHVTPGMRAKVQRAIDELGYRPNLTARHLRKGRTGIIALAVPEFGNPYFAELAGAVIDAAARHDYTVLVDHTAGLRENELLVSQGFRAQVIDGLILSPIHLETEDLTGRTGAAPLVLLGEREYEAPYDHIAIDNVAAAREAVRHLLGLGRRRIAFLGSRTGRERQPAHLRLRGWREELEAAGLPADDSLVVVTDGYGRADGAHAMAALLDRGAAPDAVFAYNDLIAIGAMRTLAERGLSVPGDIAVVGFDDIEEARYGAVSLTTVSPDKEAIARLAVDSLVAQLRDGTPPTGPRRPRPGHRLAVRESAPARPGGPR; encoded by the coding sequence GTGGGCGTCAGTCTCAAGGACGTTGCGCAGCGTGCGGGCGTGTCCGTCAAGACCGTGTCGAACGTCGTCAACAACTATCAGCACGTCACACCCGGTATGCGGGCCAAGGTCCAGCGGGCCATCGACGAACTCGGCTACCGCCCGAACCTCACCGCCCGCCACCTGCGCAAGGGCCGCACCGGGATCATCGCGCTGGCCGTCCCCGAGTTCGGCAACCCGTACTTCGCCGAACTGGCCGGCGCCGTCATCGACGCCGCCGCCCGCCACGACTACACCGTGCTCGTCGACCACACCGCGGGGCTGCGCGAGAACGAACTCCTGGTCAGCCAGGGCTTCCGGGCGCAGGTCATCGACGGCCTGATCCTCAGCCCCATCCACCTGGAGACCGAGGACCTCACCGGCCGCACCGGCGCCGCCCCCCTCGTCCTGCTCGGCGAGCGCGAGTACGAGGCGCCCTACGACCACATCGCCATCGACAACGTCGCCGCCGCCCGCGAGGCCGTCCGCCACCTGCTCGGCCTCGGCCGCCGCCGGATCGCCTTCCTCGGCTCCCGCACCGGCCGCGAACGCCAACCCGCCCACCTGCGGCTGCGGGGCTGGCGCGAGGAGCTGGAAGCGGCCGGCCTGCCCGCCGACGACTCGCTGGTGGTGGTCACCGACGGGTACGGGCGGGCCGACGGCGCGCACGCCATGGCCGCCCTGCTGGACCGCGGCGCCGCCCCCGACGCCGTCTTCGCCTACAACGACCTCATCGCGATCGGCGCCATGCGCACCCTCGCCGAACGCGGCCTGAGCGTCCCCGGCGACATCGCCGTGGTCGGCTTCGACGACATCGAGGAAGCCCGCTACGGCGCCGTCTCCCTCACCACCGTCTCCCCCGACAAGGAGGCCATCGCCCGCCTCGCCGTGGACAGCCTCGTCGCGCAGCTGAGGGACGGCACCCCGCCGACCGGACCGCGCCGCCCGCGCCCCGGCCACCGCCTCGCCGTCCGCGAGTCGGCCCCCGCCCGCCCCGGCGGCCCGCGGTGA
- a CDS encoding aldose epimerase family protein, translated as MNAATAPAVRHEPHGYAPDGTPVQRWHLDSGTGTTAAVLTYGGILQHLTVPATDGTRASVVLGLPTTEAYAAARGPYLGALVGRYANRLAHGRFPLDGAGHTVPANDRGHALHGGPDGFDRRVWRATPAPGRHAAVRLTLLSPDGDMGFPGALEVAVTYRLGADHTLILDYEARTDRPTVVNLTHHAYFDLTAGQDGLAAHTLRVPGTRYLPVDAEAIPVGPPAPVDATPFDLREATVLGPRLTPEAVAAHPQLAAAGGYDHTWLLDGAPGPDGLRPAATLATLDGSRAMEVWTTEPAVQVYTGNQLDASLTGTDGRPLTRHRAVCLETQHLPDSPNHPEYPTTVLRPGQKLRSRTAYRFPHLAGA; from the coding sequence GTGAACGCCGCCACGGCCCCCGCGGTCCGCCACGAACCCCACGGCTACGCCCCCGACGGCACCCCGGTCCAGCGCTGGCACCTCGACTCCGGCACCGGCACCACCGCCGCCGTCCTCACCTACGGCGGCATCCTCCAGCACCTCACCGTGCCCGCCACCGACGGCACCCGCGCCTCGGTCGTCCTCGGCCTGCCCACCACCGAGGCGTACGCCGCCGCGCGCGGCCCCTACCTCGGCGCGCTGGTCGGCCGGTACGCCAACCGCCTCGCCCACGGCCGCTTCCCGCTGGACGGCGCCGGCCACACCGTCCCCGCCAACGACCGGGGCCACGCCCTGCACGGCGGCCCCGACGGCTTCGACCGGCGCGTCTGGCGGGCCACCCCGGCCCCCGGCCGGCACGCCGCCGTCCGCCTGACCCTGCTCAGCCCCGACGGCGACATGGGCTTCCCCGGCGCCCTGGAGGTGGCCGTCACCTACCGCCTCGGCGCCGACCACACCCTCATCCTCGACTACGAGGCCCGCACCGACCGCCCCACCGTCGTCAACCTCACCCACCACGCCTACTTCGACCTGACGGCCGGCCAGGACGGCCTGGCCGCCCACACCCTGCGCGTCCCCGGCACCCGCTACCTGCCCGTCGACGCCGAGGCCATCCCGGTCGGCCCGCCGGCACCCGTCGACGCCACCCCCTTCGACCTGCGCGAGGCCACCGTGCTGGGGCCGCGCCTCACCCCGGAGGCCGTCGCCGCCCACCCGCAGCTCGCCGCCGCCGGGGGGTACGACCACACCTGGCTCCTCGACGGCGCCCCGGGCCCCGACGGCCTGCGCCCCGCCGCCACCCTCGCCACCCTCGACGGCAGCCGCGCCATGGAGGTGTGGACCACCGAACCCGCCGTGCAGGTCTACACCGGGAACCAGCTCGACGCCTCCCTCACCGGCACCGACGGCCGCCCCCTCACCCGCCACCGCGCCGTCTGCCTGGAGACCCAGCACCTGCCCGACTCGCCCAACCACCCCGAGTACCCCACCACCGTCCTCCGCCCCGGCCAGAAGCTCCGCAGCCGCACCGCCTACCGCTTCCCGCATCTCGCGGGGGCCTGA
- a CDS encoding ABC transporter permease: MTQAPATAPGPAAPPASAPSSPAAGRARPWYRDPAWYQAYGVYVAVGVLLLFNALFTDRFLTTGNLTTQLVQVAPVVIVALGMALVIGTEGVDLSVGSAMALAAALLPLYLGHGLVPALVLALLAGAVTGLVNGVLVSVVGLQPIVATLALFVGGRGLALVLADGRLKQIINPDLLSLGTASLLGVPVVVLVAAGLALAVAFLVARTTFGRQIVAVGGNREAAVLAGLPVKRVLTGVYVLCGTFAALAGVLATARLTASDPSSLGTLMELSAITAVVVGGTPLSGGSVRVLGTVAGAVLMQLLRATLVKHDLPDSTAQIAQAAIIVAAVHIARERRSR, translated from the coding sequence ATGACCCAGGCCCCCGCCACCGCACCCGGTCCCGCCGCGCCGCCCGCGTCCGCACCGTCCTCGCCGGCCGCCGGCCGGGCCCGGCCCTGGTACCGCGACCCGGCCTGGTACCAGGCGTACGGCGTGTACGTCGCCGTCGGTGTACTGCTGCTCTTCAACGCCCTGTTCACCGACCGCTTCCTGACCACCGGCAATCTCACCACCCAGCTCGTCCAGGTCGCCCCGGTCGTCATCGTGGCGCTCGGCATGGCCCTGGTCATCGGCACCGAGGGCGTCGACCTGTCGGTCGGCTCCGCGATGGCGCTGGCCGCCGCGCTGCTGCCGCTCTACCTCGGCCACGGACTCGTCCCGGCGCTGGTGCTGGCGCTGCTCGCCGGAGCCGTCACCGGGCTGGTCAACGGCGTCCTGGTGTCGGTGGTCGGGCTCCAGCCCATCGTCGCCACCCTCGCCCTCTTCGTCGGCGGGCGGGGCCTGGCCCTGGTCCTCGCCGACGGCCGGCTCAAGCAGATCATCAACCCCGACCTGCTCTCGCTGGGCACCGCGAGCCTGCTCGGCGTCCCCGTCGTCGTCCTCGTCGCCGCCGGACTCGCCCTCGCCGTGGCCTTCCTGGTCGCCCGCACCACCTTCGGCCGCCAGATCGTCGCCGTCGGCGGCAACCGCGAGGCCGCCGTGCTCGCCGGACTCCCCGTCAAACGCGTCCTGACCGGCGTCTACGTCCTCTGCGGCACCTTCGCGGCCCTGGCCGGCGTCCTCGCCACCGCCCGGCTCACCGCCAGTGACCCGTCCTCGCTCGGCACCCTGATGGAACTCTCCGCCATCACCGCCGTCGTCGTCGGCGGCACCCCGCTCAGCGGCGGCTCCGTCCGGGTGCTCGGCACCGTCGCCGGAGCCGTGCTGATGCAGCTCCTCCGCGCCACCCTCGTCAAACACGACCTGCCCGACTCCACCGCCCAGATCGCCCAGGCGGCCATCATCGTCGCCGCCGTCCACATCGCCCGGGAGCGCCGGTCCCGATGA
- a CDS encoding transglutaminase-like domain-containing protein, which yields MELPDPLRLRTEFAEEARSERPGLARLCLLVGAVADPARGEPGIDAAEVELDRLAGELPYRPASPREWALALAELLGTRYGFHGTESDYRRLESSLLQEVLRRRRGLPILLSVVWLEVARRAGAPVHGVALPGHFTVGFGPPEDLVLADPFDGGTLLSPADASLIVTGVTGAPLDPSLLRPADPLEVIRRVLNNIRAWAAARPERTDVALWAVELSLLLPSHPADLRYEHAQLLVKCADFVGGARELESYAEVVAAVDPEAAELIRGQARAARARLN from the coding sequence ATGGAACTCCCCGACCCGTTGCGGCTGCGGACCGAGTTCGCCGAGGAGGCCCGCTCCGAGCGGCCGGGGCTCGCACGGCTCTGCCTGCTCGTGGGGGCGGTCGCCGACCCCGCCCGGGGCGAGCCGGGCATCGACGCGGCCGAGGTGGAACTGGACCGGCTCGCCGGTGAACTGCCGTACCGGCCCGCCTCGCCGCGCGAGTGGGCGCTTGCGCTGGCGGAACTGCTCGGCACCCGTTACGGCTTCCACGGCACCGAGTCCGACTACCGGCGGCTGGAGTCCTCACTGCTCCAGGAGGTGCTGCGGCGCCGCCGGGGCCTGCCGATCCTGCTGTCGGTGGTGTGGCTGGAGGTGGCCCGCCGCGCGGGTGCCCCGGTGCACGGGGTGGCGCTGCCGGGCCACTTCACGGTCGGCTTCGGCCCGCCGGAGGACCTGGTGCTCGCCGACCCCTTCGACGGCGGCACGCTGCTCTCCCCCGCCGACGCCTCCCTCATCGTCACCGGCGTGACGGGAGCGCCGCTCGACCCCTCTCTCCTGCGCCCGGCCGATCCGCTGGAGGTGATCCGCCGGGTCCTGAACAACATCCGCGCCTGGGCGGCGGCCCGCCCCGAACGCACCGACGTGGCCCTGTGGGCCGTCGAGCTGTCACTGCTGCTCCCCTCCCACCCGGCGGACCTGCGCTACGAGCACGCACAACTCCTCGTGAAGTGTGCCGACTTCGTCGGGGGCGCCCGCGAACTGGAGTCGTACGCCGAGGTGGTGGCCGCCGTCGACCCGGAGGCGGCCGAGTTGATCAGGGGCCAGGCCCGGGCGGCGCGGGCACGGCTGAACTGA
- the fdxA gene encoding ferredoxin, which translates to MTYVIAQPCVDVKDKACIEECPVDCIYEGQRSLYIHPDECVDCGACEPVCPVEAIFYEDDTPEEWKDYYKANVEFFDELGSPGGASKLGLIERDHPFIAELPPQNQ; encoded by the coding sequence GTGACCTACGTCATCGCGCAGCCTTGTGTCGACGTGAAGGACAAGGCGTGCATCGAGGAGTGCCCGGTCGACTGCATCTACGAGGGCCAGCGGTCCTTGTACATCCACCCGGACGAATGCGTCGACTGTGGAGCCTGTGAGCCGGTCTGCCCGGTCGAGGCGATCTTCTACGAGGACGACACTCCCGAGGAGTGGAAGGACTACTACAAGGCGAACGTCGAGTTCTTCGACGAGCTGGGTTCGCCCGGCGGGGCCAGCAAGCTCGGTCTCATCGAGCGTGACCACCCCTTCATCGCCGAACTGCCGCCGCAGAACCAGTAA
- a CDS encoding ATP-binding protein: MSLPLSRRIARAALLVAATAAPVVGAAGAANAVELPAGSNLGGLTALDGEGLGNTVDGAAQGATGAAGKTGSEAVGTALPAAGKTLGQTGRTVAPAAQDAAGTLAGSAGKAVGDTAGSAAQSGLPGKGLPVGGLPIG, from the coding sequence ATGTCCCTCCCCCTGAGCCGCCGGATCGCCCGTGCCGCCCTCCTCGTCGCCGCCACCGCGGCGCCCGTGGTCGGCGCCGCCGGTGCCGCCAACGCCGTGGAGCTGCCCGCCGGGTCGAACCTGGGCGGGCTGACCGCCCTGGACGGCGAGGGCCTCGGCAACACCGTCGACGGTGCCGCCCAGGGTGCCACCGGCGCCGCCGGGAAGACCGGCTCCGAGGCCGTCGGCACCGCGCTGCCCGCCGCGGGCAAGACGCTCGGCCAGACCGGCAGGACCGTCGCCCCGGCCGCCCAGGACGCCGCCGGGACCCTCGCGGGCTCCGCGGGCAAGGCGGTCGGCGACACGGCCGGCTCCGCCGCCCAGAGCGGACTGCCCGGCAAGGGCCTGCCCGTCGGCGGCCTGCCGATCGGCTGA